A DNA window from Chitinibacter fontanus contains the following coding sequences:
- a CDS encoding HD domain-containing phosphohydrolase, producing the protein MMRESSGGKVPFYIHISYLFIALLIGFAVISGWNQYRATGLILKQSADQQFELAVKSASDEVEAIYLSGARTVQLLSQQRLMNAKTLDDRLDSLEFVTTALKYDPIISSLYIGYDTGDFFLVRRYLDNPKVAQRFKPPAQTRWIVQSITYPHEQLRGEFLFYDEALQLLEHRVVADYRYDPRVRDWYKAKNQPGELLLSSPYYFSSDGLLGVTFSQQTDNQRGVVGSDIQLGRLNQFLLKHRITPSTRLALVNAQERVVASQYGSPELVTEADGQQYLPKLATFDSPVLKILLGLPQGKAGNASTFAAEGGEPWEGRVATINLHSGLQFKLLMAAPHRELLSAAIAERNQSMLVLSALICVGVILAVWLSHKASRPINSLTDEVQKIEQFQFDEPVRVRSNILEIARLAAGIGGMKSTISRFMELSQALAAEKNFSRLLARILDELGQVSRAEGGVIYITHADGQRLQSAQYFWRSQAQEPDSDPPLIPLDGEHIVARALRDDVVLRTVSVDEFAHNFPLLPAVTEPLTQLTLPLRNRDGALVGALALAIDENKKPSADLLAFVQTIAATAAVAVDSQRLINEQKVLLEAFIQLIAGAIDSKSPYTGGHCQRVPELTKMLARAAERQLDGPLAEFRLSEDQWEELHIAAWLHDCGKVTTPEYVVDKATKLETLYDRIHEVRMRFEVLKRDAEINCWQAIASGAEPAVAQAQLAGELAQLDDEFVFVATCNEGGEFMAPEKIARLQQIATRTWMRTLSDRIGIAHEEKERKQRSPEPVLPVQEALLADKPEHILLRSERDKLADNNPWGFKVKVPEHLYNRGELYNLSVARGTLSEEERFKINEHIIQTIIMLEKLPFPRHLQQVPEIAGGHHEKMDGSGYPKRLTREQMSWPARMMAIADIFEALTAVDRPYKKGKTLSEAIKIMGFMAKDQHIDPDLFRLFLREGLHIEYAQRFMRVEQIDEVDLAPYLLPLG; encoded by the coding sequence ATGATGCGTGAATCCAGTGGCGGTAAAGTACCCTTTTATATCCATATTTCCTATTTATTCATTGCACTGCTGATTGGCTTTGCCGTGATTAGTGGCTGGAATCAGTATCGCGCCACTGGATTAATCTTGAAGCAGTCGGCTGATCAGCAGTTTGAGTTGGCGGTTAAATCCGCTAGTGATGAAGTCGAGGCGATTTATCTCAGTGGTGCACGTACGGTGCAGCTACTATCCCAGCAGCGGTTGATGAATGCTAAAACACTGGATGACCGTTTAGATAGTCTTGAGTTTGTTACTACGGCCTTGAAGTATGACCCCATTATTTCCTCGTTGTATATTGGCTACGATACGGGTGATTTCTTTCTGGTGCGGCGCTACTTAGATAACCCAAAAGTGGCGCAGCGTTTTAAGCCCCCAGCGCAGACACGTTGGATTGTGCAAAGTATTACTTACCCACATGAGCAACTGCGTGGTGAGTTCTTGTTTTACGACGAAGCTTTGCAGTTACTTGAACATCGCGTGGTGGCTGATTATCGCTATGACCCACGTGTTAGGGACTGGTATAAGGCTAAAAATCAGCCTGGAGAATTGCTACTCAGCAGTCCTTACTATTTCTCATCAGATGGTTTATTGGGGGTGACCTTTTCACAGCAAACCGATAATCAGCGTGGGGTTGTGGGCAGTGATATCCAGTTGGGGCGCTTGAATCAATTTCTACTCAAGCATCGTATTACGCCAAGCACCCGATTGGCTTTGGTCAATGCTCAGGAGCGAGTTGTCGCGAGTCAATATGGCTCTCCCGAGCTGGTTACCGAAGCGGATGGGCAACAATATCTGCCTAAATTGGCGACGTTTGATTCGCCGGTATTGAAAATCTTGCTGGGTTTGCCGCAGGGAAAGGCTGGGAATGCGAGTACTTTTGCCGCCGAAGGAGGGGAGCCTTGGGAGGGGCGGGTTGCAACGATCAATTTGCATAGTGGTTTGCAATTTAAATTACTCATGGCTGCGCCGCACCGTGAATTACTCAGTGCGGCAATTGCCGAGCGCAACCAGAGCATGTTGGTACTAAGTGCGCTGATCTGTGTAGGTGTCATTTTGGCGGTTTGGTTGTCGCACAAGGCGTCACGGCCAATTAATTCGCTGACCGATGAAGTGCAAAAAATTGAGCAATTTCAATTTGATGAACCAGTGCGGGTGCGTAGCAATATTCTGGAAATTGCCAGACTGGCAGCTGGAATTGGCGGGATGAAAAGCACCATCTCGCGCTTTATGGAGCTATCGCAGGCCTTGGCGGCCGAAAAAAACTTCAGCCGTTTGCTGGCGCGAATTCTGGATGAGTTGGGACAAGTAAGTCGGGCAGAAGGTGGGGTGATTTATATTACCCATGCCGATGGTCAGCGACTGCAGTCTGCACAATATTTCTGGCGTAGCCAAGCGCAGGAGCCTGATTCAGATCCGCCATTAATCCCGCTTGATGGCGAACATATTGTTGCGCGTGCGCTGCGCGATGATGTGGTTCTTCGCACTGTGTCAGTTGATGAGTTTGCACATAATTTTCCCTTATTGCCTGCGGTGACTGAGCCGCTGACCCAATTGACTTTGCCATTGCGCAATCGGGATGGTGCACTGGTCGGTGCTTTGGCCCTTGCGATTGATGAAAATAAAAAGCCAAGTGCTGATTTGTTGGCTTTCGTACAAACAATCGCCGCCACCGCTGCCGTGGCGGTCGATAGCCAGCGTTTGATTAATGAACAGAAAGTATTGCTTGAAGCCTTTATTCAATTAATAGCTGGCGCGATTGATTCAAAAAGCCCCTATACCGGGGGGCATTGTCAGCGTGTGCCGGAGTTGACCAAGATGTTGGCGCGCGCAGCTGAACGGCAGTTGGATGGCCCGCTGGCTGAGTTTCGCTTGAGTGAAGATCAGTGGGAAGAGCTGCACATCGCAGCTTGGCTGCATGATTGTGGCAAGGTGACGACCCCGGAATATGTCGTCGATAAAGCCACTAAATTGGAAACGCTGTACGACCGGATTCATGAGGTACGCATGCGTTTTGAGGTGCTAAAGCGTGACGCCGAAATTAACTGCTGGCAAGCGATTGCCTCAGGAGCCGAGCCTGCAGTTGCCCAAGCGCAATTAGCCGGCGAGTTGGCCCAATTGGATGATGAGTTTGTTTTTGTCGCTACCTGCAATGAAGGTGGTGAATTTATGGCGCCAGAGAAAATAGCTCGGCTGCAGCAAATCGCGACGCGGACTTGGATGCGAACTTTGTCAGATCGTATTGGCATTGCTCATGAAGAAAAGGAGCGCAAACAACGTAGCCCAGAGCCCGTCTTGCCCGTGCAGGAAGCATTGCTTGCTGATAAACCGGAGCATATTTTGCTACGTTCCGAGCGGGATAAATTGGCGGACAATAATCCGTGGGGCTTTAAAGTCAAGGTGCCAGAGCACCTGTATAACCGTGGAGAGCTTTATAACCTTAGCGTGGCGCGCGGTACCCTCTCAGAAGAGGAGCGCTTTAAAATTAATGAGCACATTATCCAGACCATTATTATGCTGGAAAAATTGCCTTTCCCACGTCACCTACAACAGGTGCCTGAGATTGCTGGCGGCCATCATGAGAAGATGGATGGTTCTGGCTACCCGAAACGTCTGACGCGTGAGCAAATGAGCTGGCCAGCCAGAATGATGGCGATTGCCGATATTTTTGAGGCGCTCACAGCGGTCGATCGCCCGTATAAGAAAGGTAAGACGTTGTCCGAGGCCATCAAAATCATGGGTTTTATGGCCAAAGATCAGCACATTGACCCCGACTTATTCCGCTTATTCTTGCGTGAGGGCTTGCATATTGAATATGCCCAGCGTTTTATGCGGGTAGAGCAAATCGATGAGGTTGATCTAGCGCCTTATTTGCTGCCCCTTGGATGA
- a CDS encoding NADPH-dependent oxidoreductase: MNDTLKLMHEHRSIRSYQTKAVDTATLDAILDAAYRGPTSINGQQVSLVVTQDPTRRAQIAQIAGGQPWIAQAPVFITVVIDFYKTAQAVAKAGKEQVIHQSVEGFAVGAVDAGIALGNLMTAARAAGLGVVPIGGIRRSPQAMIDLLQLPANTFPIAGVALGYVENDSPLKPRLPRASFVHHESYQSADIPQHIDTYDQELVQFWQAIGRDDGKNWSDNTAQFYQNIYFPEVAPTAIRQGFKFDA; encoded by the coding sequence ATGAACGACACACTGAAACTAATGCACGAACATCGCAGCATTCGCAGCTATCAAACTAAAGCAGTGGATACTGCAACGCTGGATGCCATTTTGGATGCGGCCTATCGCGGCCCAACCTCGATCAATGGCCAACAAGTATCACTGGTTGTCACGCAAGACCCAACTCGCCGCGCCCAAATTGCCCAGATCGCCGGTGGCCAACCTTGGATTGCGCAAGCCCCGGTGTTTATTACGGTAGTGATCGATTTTTATAAAACTGCCCAAGCAGTTGCAAAAGCAGGTAAAGAGCAAGTCATTCACCAAAGCGTCGAAGGTTTTGCAGTTGGCGCCGTAGATGCCGGTATTGCACTGGGTAATTTAATGACCGCCGCGCGCGCGGCGGGCTTGGGTGTAGTACCTATTGGGGGTATCCGTCGCAGCCCACAAGCCATGATTGATCTGTTGCAATTACCCGCCAACACCTTCCCGATTGCGGGCGTGGCGCTCGGCTACGTGGAGAACGACAGTCCACTCAAACCGCGCCTGCCACGCGCAAGCTTTGTGCATCACGAAAGCTACCAAAGCGCCGATATACCACAGCACATTGACACTTACGACCAAGAGTTAGTGCAATTCTGGCAGGCGATTGGCCGCGACGATGGCAAAAACTGGTCTGATAATACCGCCCAGTTCTACCAAAACATTTACTTTCCAGAAGTCGCGCCCACCGCAATACGGCAAGGTTTCAAATTTGACGCTTAA
- the ygfZ gene encoding CAF17-like 4Fe-4S cluster assembly/insertion protein YgfZ, with translation MHWLASLGAVFSETSPATVISFGNPSAELQAYAEQAVICPLTQFGLIRFSGEESQAFLQGQLSSDIRALQHDQIQFSSYSTPKGRMQASFYVVRRGDDYLLQVASEIQPAIQKRLSMFILRTKTKASDANTELSLLGLAGKHASAIMQQVFGQVPAAMQVITTNNIQLIGLPNEHYQILLEQTQAATIWEQIVTAGAKPAGEAVWRLSEIQAGAPWITAATQEEFVPQMANLELIGGVSFTKGCYPGQEIVARTQYLGKLKRRTYRMHVDSLSAAAGQEVYSPEMNGQPSGKIMLAAPAPQGGMEVLVVAQISSLEHGLHLGDLNGPLLHNLALPYAMN, from the coding sequence ATGCATTGGCTCGCGTCACTTGGTGCAGTATTTTCTGAAACTAGCCCAGCCACAGTCATCTCTTTTGGCAATCCCAGCGCTGAGCTGCAAGCCTATGCAGAACAAGCCGTCATTTGCCCACTAACTCAATTTGGCTTGATTCGATTCAGTGGCGAAGAAAGCCAAGCCTTCTTGCAAGGGCAATTATCAAGTGATATTCGTGCGCTACAGCACGATCAGATTCAATTTTCTAGCTACTCAACCCCTAAAGGGCGTATGCAGGCTAGCTTTTATGTTGTGCGTCGTGGAGATGACTATCTATTGCAGGTCGCCAGCGAAATTCAGCCCGCAATTCAAAAGCGTCTTTCCATGTTTATCTTGCGAACCAAAACCAAAGCCAGCGATGCAAATACCGAGTTAAGCCTATTAGGACTCGCAGGCAAGCATGCCAGCGCCATCATGCAGCAGGTATTTGGCCAAGTTCCAGCAGCTATGCAGGTGATTACGACAAATAATATTCAGCTCATTGGCTTGCCAAACGAACACTACCAAATTTTGCTTGAGCAAACCCAAGCAGCAACAATTTGGGAGCAGATTGTCACTGCGGGGGCCAAACCAGCTGGGGAAGCCGTCTGGCGCCTGAGTGAAATTCAAGCAGGGGCCCCATGGATCACCGCAGCAACGCAAGAAGAGTTTGTGCCGCAAATGGCCAATCTGGAGCTCATTGGCGGCGTGAGCTTTACCAAAGGCTGCTATCCCGGCCAAGAAATCGTGGCGCGCACCCAATACTTAGGCAAACTCAAGCGCCGCACGTATCGCATGCATGTTGACAGCCTAAGCGCAGCGGCAGGGCAAGAGGTGTATAGCCCCGAAATGAATGGCCAGCCTAGTGGCAAAATCATGCTGGCGGCTCCGGCCCCGCAAGGTGGCATGGAAGTTTTGGTTGTGGCGCAAATCAGTAGCCTGGAGCATGGCTTGCATTTGGGTGATTTAAATGGCCCATTGCTGCACAACTTAGCACTACCCTATGCCATGAATTGA
- a CDS encoding amino acid aminotransferase — MTSSIFAAVEMAPRDPILGLNEAFNADTRSTKVNLGVGVYYNDEGKIPLLAAVKEAEKVRLAAQPPRGYQAIEGNPAYNAGVQNLLFGAESELTAAGRVVTAQALGGTGALRIGGDFLYRLNPNATVYISNPSWENHRAIFEAAGFKVGDYPYYDAATRGVDFAAMKAFLLGLEAGSIIILHACCHNPTGADMSDAQWGEVVEVCRERGLVPFLDMAYQGFAEGIDADSVAVKAFAASGLQFFISSSFSKSFSLYGERVGALSIITSSKEESGRVLSQLKRVIRTNYSNPPIHGGAVVAAVLASPELRAMWEEELGGMRVRIRAMRSGLVEKLAARGVAQDFSFVTQQRGMFSYTGLTAEQVEKLRAEYGIYAVSTGRICLAALNINNIDYVADSIAKVL, encoded by the coding sequence ATGACATCCTCGATTTTCGCCGCCGTAGAAATGGCACCTCGCGACCCAATTCTGGGCCTGAACGAAGCGTTTAATGCCGACACTCGTAGCACCAAAGTAAATTTGGGCGTAGGCGTTTACTACAACGACGAAGGCAAAATTCCTTTGCTCGCTGCGGTGAAAGAAGCGGAAAAAGTACGTTTGGCTGCGCAGCCACCCCGCGGCTACCAAGCCATTGAAGGCAATCCAGCTTACAACGCGGGTGTGCAAAACCTGTTGTTCGGTGCTGAAAGTGAATTGACTGCTGCGGGTCGCGTTGTCACTGCTCAAGCACTGGGCGGCACTGGCGCTTTGCGTATTGGTGGCGACTTCCTGTACCGCCTGAACCCAAATGCAACCGTTTACATCAGCAACCCAAGCTGGGAAAACCACCGCGCGATTTTTGAAGCTGCAGGCTTCAAAGTCGGCGACTATCCATACTACGACGCAGCGACACGCGGTGTTGATTTTGCAGCAATGAAAGCCTTCTTGTTGGGTCTGGAAGCTGGCTCGATCATCATCTTGCACGCTTGCTGCCACAACCCAACTGGCGCGGACATGTCTGACGCACAATGGGGCGAAGTGGTTGAAGTATGTCGCGAGCGCGGTTTGGTGCCATTCCTTGATATGGCTTACCAAGGTTTTGCTGAAGGCATCGACGCTGACTCAGTGGCGGTTAAAGCTTTCGCAGCTTCTGGCCTGCAATTCTTTATCTCTAGCTCATTCTCGAAAAGCTTCTCTTTGTACGGCGAGCGCGTAGGTGCTTTGTCGATCATTACTTCAAGCAAAGAAGAATCTGGCCGCGTATTGAGCCAACTGAAACGCGTCATCCGCACCAACTACTCTAACCCACCGATTCACGGTGGCGCGGTCGTTGCAGCAGTACTGGCAAGCCCAGAATTGCGCGCAATGTGGGAAGAAGAACTCGGTGGCATGCGCGTACGTATCCGCGCAATGCGCTCAGGTTTGGTAGAAAAACTGGCTGCGCGCGGCGTGGCGCAAGACTTCTCATTCGTAACGCAACAGCGCGGCATGTTCTCGTACACAGGCCTGACTGCCGAGCAAGTTGAAAAACTGCGCGCAGAGTACGGCATCTACGCCGTATCAACTGGCCGCATTTGTTTGGCTGCGTTAAACATCAACAACATCGATTACGTTGCTGACTCGATCGCTAAAGTATTGTAA
- the murJ gene encoding murein biosynthesis integral membrane protein MurJ gives MNLLKAVAAVSSMTLVSRVLGFARDAIMARIFGAGMATDAFNVAFRLPNLLRRIFAEGAFSQAFVPILAEYKNKQGDEAAREFIADVSGMLTLILAIVTALGVIAAPWVIWATAGGFAKNPDKFALTVDLLRVTFPYILLISLSSLAGAVLNTWNKFSVPAFVPTLLNVSFIIFALFLTPYFDPPIMAMAVAVVVGGIAQLAYQLPHLRKIGMLTRPKLNFHDAGVWRVMRQMGPAILGVSVSQVSLIINTIFASYLVSGSVSWMYYADRLMEFPTGLLGVALGTILLPSLSKTYASNDTAEYSRLLDWGLRLALLLAIPSAVALAMIAEPLTVAMFQYGKFSAHDAAMTQQALSAYAVGLVGLILIKILAPGFYARQNIKTPVKIALFTLTVTQLFNLVLVGPLHHAGLALAISLGALTNAGLLFYNLRKKDFFTPQAGWNSFLIKLFIAVTVMAAALFGVQQCMPAWSEGVMVMRLLRLAGLVTVGIVAYFATLGILGFRPRDFSRRSS, from the coding sequence ATGAATCTTTTAAAAGCGGTGGCGGCAGTCAGCTCGATGACATTAGTTTCGCGCGTTTTGGGCTTTGCGCGTGATGCGATTATGGCGCGCATTTTTGGTGCTGGCATGGCAACCGATGCATTCAACGTGGCCTTCCGCCTACCCAATTTATTGCGACGTATCTTCGCCGAGGGCGCATTTAGCCAAGCTTTCGTGCCGATACTGGCAGAATATAAGAACAAACAGGGCGATGAAGCGGCGCGTGAATTTATTGCCGATGTCTCGGGGATGCTCACACTGATTCTGGCTATTGTGACAGCACTGGGCGTCATTGCTGCGCCTTGGGTCATCTGGGCGACGGCGGGTGGTTTTGCCAAAAACCCTGATAAATTTGCCCTTACCGTTGATCTGCTGCGCGTTACTTTTCCTTATATTTTGCTGATCTCACTCTCCTCACTGGCTGGGGCGGTGCTCAATACCTGGAATAAATTCTCGGTTCCTGCCTTTGTCCCTACCCTACTAAATGTCTCATTCATTATTTTTGCACTCTTTTTAACCCCATATTTTGATCCGCCGATCATGGCCATGGCCGTTGCAGTAGTCGTTGGTGGCATTGCGCAATTGGCCTATCAACTGCCGCATTTGCGTAAAATCGGCATGCTGACCCGACCGAAGCTCAATTTCCATGATGCGGGCGTGTGGCGAGTGATGCGACAAATGGGACCTGCCATTTTGGGAGTATCGGTTAGCCAAGTTTCGCTCATTATTAACACCATTTTTGCGTCGTATTTAGTTTCTGGCTCGGTGTCATGGATGTACTACGCAGATCGGTTGATGGAGTTTCCAACAGGTTTGCTCGGTGTCGCTTTGGGCACCATTTTATTGCCTTCACTTTCGAAAACCTACGCCAGCAATGACACTGCCGAATACTCGCGACTGCTAGATTGGGGTTTACGCCTAGCCTTGCTGCTGGCGATTCCTTCTGCAGTCGCCCTGGCGATGATTGCCGAACCGCTGACGGTAGCGATGTTTCAATACGGTAAATTCAGCGCGCACGACGCGGCGATGACACAACAAGCACTGAGCGCCTACGCAGTGGGTTTAGTTGGACTGATTTTGATTAAAATTTTAGCGCCCGGCTTTTACGCGCGGCAAAACATCAAAACACCGGTCAAAATTGCGCTGTTTACCCTGACGGTAACCCAATTATTTAACTTGGTGCTGGTTGGCCCACTGCACCATGCGGGTCTAGCCTTGGCAATTAGCCTAGGGGCACTAACCAATGCAGGTTTGCTGTTTTACAACCTGCGCAAAAAAGATTTTTTCACCCCCCAAGCAGGCTGGAATAGCTTCTTAATCAAACTATTCATTGCAGTGACCGTAATGGCCGCCGCACTATTTGGCGTACAGCAGTGCATGCCAGCGTGGTCAGAGGGCGTGATGGTGATGCGCTTACTGCGCTTGGCGGGCCTCGTGACGGTTGGGATTGTGGCTTACTTTGCCACGCTAGGCATTCTCGGCTTTCGGCCGCGCGACTTTTCTCGTCGTAGCAGCTAA
- a CDS encoding enoyl-ACP reductase FabI, whose product MGFLANKKILITGLLSDRSIAYGIAQACHREGAELAFTYVSEDLKDRVVKLAGHFNSSIVLPCDVASDEQIGDLFVELEKHWPTFDGLVHSIGFAPRDALKGDYLDAVTRENFAIAHDISSYSFAALAKAARPMLNERASLVTMSYLGAERAIPNYNVMGLAKASLEANVRYMAASLGTSKEIRVNGVSAGPIKTLAAAGIANFGKLLKGAADATPAKRNVTQEEVGNVTAFLLSDLASGMTGEILHVDVGFFIGAGALASE is encoded by the coding sequence ATGGGGTTTCTCGCAAATAAAAAGATTTTGATTACTGGCCTTTTGTCTGATCGCTCAATTGCCTACGGTATTGCGCAAGCCTGTCATCGTGAGGGCGCAGAGCTTGCGTTCACCTATGTCAGCGAAGACTTGAAGGATCGCGTAGTTAAACTTGCTGGGCATTTCAATTCCAGCATTGTGTTGCCATGTGATGTGGCTAGCGATGAGCAAATTGGTGATTTGTTTGTTGAGCTGGAAAAACACTGGCCAACGTTTGATGGCTTAGTACACTCAATTGGTTTTGCACCACGTGACGCGCTAAAAGGGGATTACCTTGATGCGGTAACGCGTGAAAACTTTGCGATTGCCCATGACATCAGCTCATACAGCTTTGCCGCACTGGCCAAAGCAGCGCGCCCTATGTTGAACGAGCGCGCATCACTGGTCACAATGTCATATTTGGGCGCTGAACGTGCGATTCCAAACTACAACGTGATGGGCTTGGCAAAAGCCAGCCTGGAAGCGAATGTACGTTACATGGCCGCTTCTTTGGGCACTAGCAAAGAAATCCGTGTTAACGGCGTTTCTGCTGGCCCGATCAAAACTTTGGCGGCAGCAGGCATTGCGAACTTTGGTAAGTTGCTCAAAGGCGCAGCGGATGCTACGCCAGCCAAACGTAACGTGACCCAAGAAGAAGTGGGCAATGTGACTGCATTCTTGCTGTCAGATCTAGCCT